The DNA sequence aaattgtattggaAATTTGATGATCGAGGAGTGACGCagttaattacataatataaataagtgtgtgtgtgtgtgtgtctatTCATAAGCAACATATAACTTGAGCCGAATTTCAATCACAGATAAATCACGaatcttataaatagattaatatatttctatgggATTTCCCAAATATACCAAAGCAGGtactcaaattatattttatagtcttaatattatttctagaaTTATTCCATCAAATGATTTccttaataatagtttttctttaatctaaacatttcttgtttttgttttttttttttcgttaacaaaaacaaagtaaCTCTGACATGATTGTTTATAACCTCTGGTACAATCTGAGCTGAAACGGATTACTTTGATGTACTAATATAATACTGAAGTAAGTACTATTTAAAAGATTCAAATCtcataatatatcttattaagaGACTAGTCACACGCCTAATAAGAGCTTACACCGTGACACGCAAGTCTGGTCATGACTGTATGAACTTTTgtcattctatatttaaacttgCCATGCCATCGCCGACGATCTTGATCTTTAAACCTTGAAATGAacctgtattttttatttcagttttttacaaaatttcaacTCGCTTCGTAATTTGTCCGAaaacatgtaattttaaaagtagtagtagtagcTAATTCTAAAAGTAGCTAGtaattttttcgttttttttctattgtacGTATATCCAGCTAGTGATCAAACTACTTTGGACttctacaaataataattttaaaaatatgaaagattataaatgtattatacttattaaaaaaaaaaaatatatttcttaaacgcGACAATTCCAtagatttgaaattaataaaaatataatgcaattattaaaattcgttACGAACTACTgagattatataattaaatcgcTTAACGTGCTAAATGTATGCTTCTGGTTTCCAAGACAATGTGcgttctaattttaaaactacatattttaatgaacaccCTCAGAGCCAGTTTAGTTGTTCAAAAGTTACCGtttacgtaaatatatatatatatatatatatacgtaatatatatgtatatatatatatttacgtaaaGGGGAGATAATAAGaggataattatatatatatatatatatatatataactcttaaagttataatatttaaatctcataatacatttatcaGGAACTGGGGCAAATTAATTACGTTGTAGATTccatttagtaaataattagtGTTAATTTTCCATTGATGTAAATGATCacgtaaattatgttttatatgtaaaatgatGTTTACTTAGTAATTACAGCAGGTGGGCGTTTTGGTACTGTAACAGGaagatattatatgttaagtaGTAAAATTCTACGTCACTAGCTAGAGCCAACGAGAcgagataaattttgtaaataaactagTTGTACACTAATTAACTCCTACATTGAcaagctttatattttaagattgtaGTGGTTTTTatcgtttaaaatgtaaatggcATCACAGTAgcaatgaaacatttttttatttaaatattatatttttttagtttaccTCGTCTATGGAAAtcagataaatttttaaacggaGTTTTTGTTCACTTTAAATGTCTACTTCatctgtattttaattttggattTGCTTGcatggaaataatttatattttgttttgtactctaaaaaatataattcactaATTTTAACGGATAataataggatttttttttattcaagtgggtactaaaaagaaaaagcGACCTACTTAGATGTGTGTTTATCTCAGAGCCCTCTCATTGTAATCTTAACATGGAAAAGCTTTTAGTTTTAAGATGCTTAGACTGAGATGGGGatatcacataaaaaatatatatttaattccttaGTATGAACGTAAAGTTCTTTACAGAGTTTTATACATGGCAACACTATGCTGAATAACGATAAGGCTCAAAACTACTCGTGTCCTGAGCcgtcaaaaattttacaaaaataaatgatatctaCAAACACAGTTTGatatattacaatgtttaattaatttctaacctcataataattgtatgtatttCCAGACCCACACCAGTGTCCTGGGCCAACGCTGGTTCTGAATCAATGCCAACTCGTTTCACTTTACGACCGACAAAATCTGAATTGCCTCTACCATATTCCACGGCAATAACGCTGATCGATCAAATTggaatcaaaattataagaacGACTGAACTCGTCACcgacatattaaaaaacacagTCCGAGCTGTTGTTGGACGGTAGACAGTGACGTTTGATGTTTGACAGATATGacatttaatactaaattatttatataaatactgtttGGGTTTAATTTATCGAAAATGTTATCTGTTATTTActtgtaagaaataatttgtatgtagCTGTAAggtaaattaagttatataatgataatttgatACGAGATTACTAATTATTGTAGTgctatttaagttttaaatatatcaaaacgagacaaataatatttgtttccaTAATTTGTTGTGATTATATTGTATGATAAACTATGTTGCTCTCATTGCGAACAGATTAAAGATAAGCGTTCTAAGTAATGGGCATTATAAGTTCAactgtatgaaaaataaaacattatagaaATTTCACAAAATAGAATAGAAACAAACCAgtgaatcaataaatattcgaTCGccattaatttttgttttattttaatgtaacaactGTAGTTTTAAAgcttatgtataattttattcactcataatattcaaaaagaaTTGACTTAGTACTGAACTACCTCAGTCGATGCTgattagtatttatatttggacTCTACAGTTATctgattttaacataataaagatataattatgtttgatGATTGCTTATTATTGCAAGCTttactttaaactttaaagcacctataataaatgataaataggATTAGTCTGGAAAATTCTATTTTGACTATACTTAActtgtttaaagttaatttaatatttttttagtataccCTCAACCTGAAATTGACCCTTAaacttattcaataaaaaacaaataagaaaaGACCGAGCGTATTACACttcaatatttgtaatattacatacatatttgtaatattactcTCGAGAGTATAAATGATTACTTGCCTGTAATCTCCTTCCTATGGCAGAGTATATGAAccataaaaagtataattttatgccAGTcatgtttcattaatttattgtaccATTAGAATAATCCTACAAGCTAGCTAGAGCTTGATGACGATTTTGATACATGAACGAAACGCTATTCATAAATGTCTCGTAtctcctccattctacacaacactggcagaatattcTGTTcccgtctttgcacggatgaagaccatatttaaaacaaccaaccaGTCATAAATCTGTCACAAATAGTACATATCTTGTAATGgttctgttaaaaatatattagaggAACTGAAAATCTTGTAGATAGAAAaaagagaatatttatttttattaaaaactaatatttttgttttaaattacgtaAACAAAACCCAGTGCAATACTATATTctttattcaacatttttcataactgaaaagtattttatttaaaatcttattattttcaaatttccagtgttgttacatttatttaatataaacaataattaagttctaagtagtaaaatttaattatttccttttgaaATTATCGTCCCGCTTCGATGAGCTTCGAGAATCCTTGGCGTAATACGAAATAAATAGATTCCCTTTAGAGTTGAGATAATGGTCCAAGAAACGCCCTGCAGCTGCCCTCCTCTCACTAGGTACTTACCTTTCTAGCAAATTGGAATCATcaatacttattaattattataaacataatatagttTCTTTGACTGTAGATATCATGTtggaatttcattattattctattttaggTTTATCGTGGAAGTGAAAGGTTATCGTTGTAATAAACATGAGTTGATACGTAGGTATGacttaacaatttaataaatgctgaaaattttaataaataactgttattaaagagagagagagaaattGACTTAAACTTTGTCATGCTCGATTTACACACgcaatcttaaaatataacacgaAATGAAATCAAACACAggcattaaaaatgaattttaaactcATGTGTcacatatttcttaaaatgatGTATATAAATGGTGTACAGTGTATGGGTTCAGTaagatagattaaaaaaaagattttttttttatttaaagcacatatattgaaaataacgttatttgattttaatgtatttatttatacctaataaacaaataaaattcactGGTTACTAcgtttttaatagtttcatcATATTAGGTACTAGATTCAGTCACAACGACTTGAAATTCTACTGTTACCAGTTTGAATATTTACAAGTGAAAGTGAACTCATTTGTAATTCACTTTCATTTCTAAGTAGatagaacattttataattgctctcagattttaaaatgttatcacttaaaataaattttattcaggaACTTtttaggtttaattttaaaagaaatattttgagaaataatttattataaaattcgtaaaataaaacatgttttaatgcttataatttattggtttcaatatcttttaacatacaatataaatatgaatattttattatgataaacttAAACTATGTGTTACAGACAATGTCCTTAACTTCTTATCTTAGTTCTATTAAGTAAAAACATTGAAAGCTCTCAACATGGAATATCAATAGCTTGTTTACtaggtaaatataattttgatataaatattgtcagATCTAAcacatcaatatatattttggcaaGAATTATTCTACGATCAAATCAGTTTTGTTATCTTTAGTGACAAGAGCAACCAGACTGCCGCTTGGAGGACGATCCTCTCCCTTAATCCAATTGTCAAAGAGCTGAGCGACATATGATAGTGGGGTCCACGAGCTAAAATCTGCTTTTGGCATCCATTTCCTGTTCATTTCAGTGTCCAATGACACAGGTAGAATAGCTACAGCTAGAGAATTTTCTGGCAGACCAGAATCCTTTGCACCCAAAGATTTTGTTAGTTGATGTACAGCAGCCTTAGCAACTCCATAGCCAATCATACCAGGAGTTCCTTCTAATGCAGCCTTTGCACCTGTTAATGCCAGAACTCCACCTGGTGTCAGATACTTAGATGCTAATGAAGCAGATATAACGGAACTCCAAACAGACTGCCTCATCATAAGATCCGTCTGCTTCACCAAATCCTTGGCCGCGTTGCCCCCGGCCCAGCCGCCGGCAACACAAATAACTGCATTCACTTTCTGACCTTGCAGTGCTGTATCCAATTCTTTAACAACGTGGTCTTCTTGTTGAGCCCACGGTAAGTCAGCAGGtacagtaatatttaaatctgcCTTATCATTAGGTTGGAGATCGACGCTCGCTACCCAAAAGTTGGcgcttttaaaatgatttacacACGCCGAACCTAAAGCCCCACGACCACCATATACAACAATTCGTCCACTTGCCATTTTAACGTCTTATTCGAATCACGGAACGAATTCAACTGACGAGAAAAGGCGCCGTTTCAATAACCTCGACAATCACTTTATAAAAAGTTGTGGGCCCTATAGCGACAATACCACGAaggtaaattttgttttaagtgaCAATGTAATTCCCCGTGGgaaaattgaaatacaaatatatctatagttttagaatatttttcctCAACTTCTTCTAAGTCAATATGAATTATTGATTCAACATAAACGACTTATTATTCCGTGAAAGCCTCAAAACTGACATTGATTTGTCAATATGACAttgacataattaatatttcgattTCAAGTTACATTTCATTCCTtacaatagatataaaaaatttaatacgcctgtttttacttatatgtttttattaattataaatgtttatatacaatttatttgaacCTATCACAATTAATATGGTATATCTGAGTCTAAacgtaacaaaattaatttcgaagacaaataataacaattttatctaatacaatacaatataaccAGAACTGTTGTAATTACAGaactactattattattttgtaaacgaGTTTACATTAAGTCaattttttcttaagaaaatgatttaaagTCATAATGCTGACACTATTGTAATGCTTTATCGTCTCTGTTATATGgcgaaaaaaaacaaactccATCTAAGTTGAAGTTGCtgggtaattttaatttcttatggCCTCTTGTATTCGTCGCTTATGGCCTCTAATTTCAGAGACTTTGAATGTATTTTTGCTTTAGGTCCAAGGGGCTTAGAAAAAGGACAGTGGTATTCTTACAGGAGACGGAAGACAAAAATGTCATGCTGAcagataaagttataaattataactaatatttgtcACATTGATGtagagtttaaatttaaaaaaaaaaacgtgaaGAGGTGAAACAGGGATGAAAAAAAGATATCCATTATCAGTCTTTGTCAattataactgtttgataTTGAAACTTCTTGTAaactaaagtataaaattatgtaaataacaatgtttgaatttaaaatatctgtcaaTTTTGATTCTTTCAAGTGTCAAAGACCTAAATATATACTCTGTTcacctatttttttatgatcgATGATGATATGAATATAACGAATCCTGTTTTTATGTAAGTGTAAATAAACATGcgtttaaatacttaaatgagactacaacattatatttcgaaaatgtttattggatattattttataatgtttacctacatatttatttgtgtaatacatactttctttatttacaGTTTCCGAACGtatgtcatttattttgttaaataggTTTTGTACATAATTTTGAGATCTTTTAACAAGTAATAACTGCAGAAGTcctcttatttattattagctaacacgttttatttataagtatgtaaaatatatttatttgagctCTTGGAGTATTATCGTAAGTTATTCTACTTTTGAtaccaatacaaaaaaaaaaaacattttaacaataaataatatttaagatgatctttaaaataataaaagctacTAATCTGTTGTGCACGGTGCGCAAAAAAAGAcatcacaatttaaaaaaattaaaagtgtgccaaaataaaagaaaaagatggaaatataatattgcatagaaaaattaatatgctaTCGtcacattttcaaataataaggaataaaatatagaaataataacattcaGTATTGTACTTAAGCCTTTGAATAATAAAGACAGGTTATTTAATACTTCACAAGTGCGGTGATGAGGCTGGtgattaatatcaaaaatgaaACCGAGGACTGTGCACGCTACTGCCGAAAATacctaagaaaaaaaaagataaatataataaaaaatataaacattttaatacaagcAGAACCTGAAATATCTATTATTGTTTAAGACAAGTTTGCTTCGACACAGTTCATACGAAGCGTTTACCGATTCTCATAGGATAACCGACATTAacgaatatttatgaataaataactgGTAACGCTCCGTTTGTAGCTTGACGATGCAAACTTGGGATGAGCATACTTTTCTATGTACGTATTAATTATAGATAgtgtcattataaatattaaaattacttgctTAAAGATACCTtcacgatttatttattaatgaaaattcataatattataaaaactactgtgacttttattataaaaatggtcTTGTTCGGAGAGCGCCGGATCCAAACCAAACGTCATTTTTAAGACATCACAGAATACAACACCTGTCATCAATGCCACAGATACATGATATAGAAAATCAGCGATTTTCTTCTGTTTTATGCTATGCTCTCCATCCAGAGATGAAATTATTATGGCTAGGATTCCCGCGCTCGCCtgtattaacaaaacaataacttACTATGTAAAAcctaaaaaatgtttgtttttctattaacTATAAGTAACATTaagttttcttatatattcGTCATTTATATTCTTCAATCGTTCCAGTATCAGCGGGTTATTAGAATATTCTATACCAAAAGCCGatataacgatatttataacCGATATGACAAATATGAATATGACAATGACATCGTTTAGAATTATAGCTGATGGCTGATCTGAGGCTTCGTTCAAATCCAAACCGCCGATTACAACGAACAGTAAACCAACGAGAAgctaaaacaatacattttaaactatttaacaaACCAGAATATACTaaaaaccaaatatatttgGGCCTGCTAACTCTATATAATCGTTTCGAAAGGTGTCACTTATCacttagttattaaaaatattgaagttcCTGATATCTAGCGAGCGAAGAATCGAAGGCGGAAACGAGAACATTAAGAACGGTAACAATAAAGGCTGTTCCCGTTGTAGCGTAATTTATGTTTAGGGCGGAGGTCCTATGTTGTGGTTTATGGAATAAGCAGTCACGTAACAGGTTGAGAGACAGCAGCACTAACCCCATCGCCACCTAGAAACGTTTAATTCCACCCAAAACAGAATTACGAGTATACTATTGTCactatagtaaatatatagatgGCTTTATTAAGGTGTGTCTTGAGTgtgttcaaataaattaaaaatttttggagattttttattaattgacattttaatattgcaaTTTATGGTTTATTCAATTCGTagacatttttaaacttacaaaagtaaaaaaaaaatctaaacttccactaatttaataatcacTCTActgccattttgttttattacagtGGCGACAATTATAAGTACTTTATCCGTACTATATTATGACAccacttagttttttttttgaagtttttaaaaacaaagtaaattcaaatatatttcttgttttttttttttaaattcatgtaAAGTATTACAGTATCGCTGCATCTTCAACCTCAAATGTCTTGATCGTGTGAGGATATGGCctccaattaattattatgaacattaatttcacCGGTACAAAACATTACTAAGACGAGTTCGtgtgatgaattttaaaacaattctatTGTTAGACAATTTCGCACGACCTGAAAAACGATTTCATGCAAACTCACCTGTAGTACAATGGAAATAGATATCAGAACCACGAGCAGCATATAAAACTCATGACGTGGCCCAACCTGCAGGACATATTTCAACTGCGAGGCGTTTGAAGTCAACAAAGCTATATCCAACATGCCCTGAGCGACGGTCTTTTTGGTTGCATAGCGATTTGCATCCAAACCTTTGacctgaaatttatattagaattaattattttatcatgtaACTTTCATGTTATGAATAATttgtaaggaaaaataataagctTAAAGCCAcgtaaagattatttataataataattatatagtagaagtaaataatatattaacttccTCTAGTATTTCTGTTGGTGCATCTTGATTTTTCATTGTCTCTTCAACGCTCAATTCGTTAGAACCCACATCCACATCATTGATCCCACTGACTTCCTTATTTTCTAATGCCATTTTcccaatacaaatatatttgataactgATACTTGAGTTACTGATACCGAGTGTTAACACTAACTAAAATCGGATTTAGGAGTAACGGAAAACGTTAATCTCATTTCCGGTATACAAGGccaataaaaacagaaaacaCGGAATTAATCAAcacgtataattattttcatttgttcaTATCTTCAACAAGATACTTGGTTTGATTGCTGataaacgaaataataaaagaaaggcACAAATAACTGTTACAGGCAATAAAATAAggttgacaaaaaaaaaaagttaaatagtGAGGGACAgataatgaagaaaatataacttaaatattaattgatggTAGAAATGATCTCCTTATtaagaaagtaataaaaaatttcaatttaataatagatcCAAATTCTCTTAGAACCATTCATTCGTTACTTACCCCATTTCTCAATCCAGATGGAAATATCGAGGCCATTggtgaatatttattagaaaatctttacatacatttcaaaatCTCATGTAAAATACAGTTCTGCGTTCGAAAAAAGACAGTGTGTTCAAACTGAGTAACATAAAATCAATGTCGTTACTAGACAACGACAAACATAACAACCGTAGCCATGACAcagtacatattaaattatacgtaaCTTATTTCTAGCgttttgattaattaattattaataaacatttaaaatgtttaacctCTAAAAGAAGTAGACGGTGTGTTAAAAAATgtacctatttaatttttttattcagaatataatacaaattagaaagatttactttaaacatttttgttcattagctttattaatttacaccattatttcaaaagatattgtaaatattatagacaCAGATGTTTCAAGCAGATAATAAGAGAAATCTGCATATTTATATCCGCTGAGATGATAAGGAAATCCTTTCTACATCAGGATTAATACTTATAgttctttacaaataattgtTCTACTTCTTGCACGAATATCCTAAAACAGGGAGGTGTACTTTAAGGATTCTCagccttataatattatatatatatatatgtgtgtgtgtgtgtctatgtatacatgtataataGCTCGAATAATTCATAcgttaaaaaagatattcatTAAAGAAATGAGAGTTTGGTGAGATTGGAACCTTGGCACTTAGTTTGATGGTTGATAAAATCATTGTGGATGcaactgtttaattttaaataaagttcctTCCTTCTACCGTTAGCgtttctaaacattttatattaaggtatTTAGTTAGTAAGATTATACAGGTTTATTGCATGGAATTAAATTAAGGCACATAACTTATTTAGCGGACGAATCTCGTAAAATCAAAGTATACAGAATCTGATCCTGAACAAGTGAAATTGCATGAACGGAGATGTCgtttaaatgttaacaaaaaaaaaatctacattacttaaatgtatgatgaaataaaagaaagctTAGTAGTGTACAAGGTTATTTTATCTGGATTTATGGGActtgttacataaattaataataaaactgctCAATCTGACTTACGTTGAATGTTTTTGGAATAACCAATAACCAATGGCGTTGCCTTCCCACGATGAGCACAATCAAACATTGTAATTCGtacgtaaaatttaaagtccgtttcataacttaaaatttcttctaaaatataaattttctgttgATTATACAAACttacatttacataaagtttaaaatcaaacaatatcAACAGAGAgccatataattattatttaaatacatatcatTCTTTAAAAGCAAAATCAAAGAGATAGTAATGTTTATTCTACGTCAAACTGCTGTCTTTCATTATCAAAAAACTCTGTTACTTTACTTatgttaaattacaaaaaacaaataacgttgcattatatatacttacttccgctatatatatattttgtcttatGATCGAATGCAACACTAATAATGTGTTAGATATccattatatgtaaatacagaTTTAAAATGGCCTCACAACACTTTAAAGCGAACCACAGCTGTTAAGACCGTACTAtatctttgtaatattatcataaagagttaatataaaaaccacgaaaagtttctatttaaaaattcg is a window from the Danaus plexippus chromosome 16 unlocalized genomic scaffold, MEX_DaPlex mxdp_31, whole genome shotgun sequence genome containing:
- the LOC116772015 gene encoding ninjurin-2 isoform X4, producing MALENKEVSGINDVDVGSNELSVEETMKNQDAPTEILEEVKGLDANRYATKKTVAQGMLDIALLTSNASQLKYVLQVGPRHEFYMLLVVLISISIVLQVFSAVACTVLGFIFDINHQPHHRTCEVLNNLSLLFKGLSTILNVIISIFYSLLFENVTIAY
- the LOC116772015 gene encoding ninjurin-2 isoform X3 translates to MALENKEVSGINDVDVGSNELSVEETMKNQDAPTEILEEVKGLDANRYATKKTVAQGMLDIALLTSNASQLKYVLQVGPRHEFYMLLVVLISISIVLQVAMGLVLLSLNLLRDCLFHKPQHRTSALNINYATTGTAFIVTVLNVLVSAFDSSLARYQELQYF
- the LOC116772015 gene encoding ninjurin-1 isoform X6, with the protein product MALENKEVSGINDVDVGSNELSVEETMKNQDAPTEILEEVKGLDANRYATKKTVAQGMLDIALLTSNASQLKYVLQVGPRHEFYMLLVVLISISIVLQASAGILAIIISSLDGEHSIKQKKIADFLYHVSVALMTGIFGSSVHSPRFHF
- the LOC116772083 gene encoding dihydropteridine reductase, with amino-acid sequence MASGRIVVYGGRGALGSACVNHFKSANFWVASVDLQPNDKADLNITVPADLPWAQQEDHVVKELDTALQGQKVNAVICVAGGWAGGNAAKDLVKQTDLMMRQSVWSSVISASLASKYLTPGGVLALTGAKAALEGTPGMIGYGVAKAAVHQLTKSLGAKDSGLPENSLAVAILPVSLDTEMNRKWMPKADFSSWTPLSYVAQLFDNWIKGEDRPPSGSLVALVTKDNKTDLIVE
- the LOC116772015 gene encoding ninjurin-1 isoform X2; the protein is MALENKEVSGINDVDVGSNELSVEETMKNQDAPTEILEEVKGLDANRYATKKTVAQGMLDIALLTSNASQLKYVLQVGPRHEFYMLLVVLISISIVLQASAGILAIIISSLDGEHSIKQKKIADFLYHVSVALMTGVVFCDVLKMTFGLDPALSEQDHFYNKSHSSFYNIMNFH
- the LOC116772015 gene encoding ninjurin-2 isoform X5; its protein translation is MASIFPSGLRNGVKGLDANRYATKKTVAQGMLDIALLTSNASQLKYVLQVGPRHEFYMLLVVLISISIVLQLLVGLLFVVIGGLDLNEASDQPSAIILNDVIVIFIFVISVINIVISAFGIEYSNNPLILERLKNINDEYIRKLNVTYS
- the LOC116772015 gene encoding ninjurin-2 isoform X1 → MALENKEVSGINDVDVGSNELSVEETMKNQDAPTEILEEVKGLDANRYATKKTVAQGMLDIALLTSNASQLKYVLQVGPRHEFYMLLVVLISISIVLQLLVGLLFVVIGGLDLNEASDQPSAIILNDVIVIFIFVISVINIVISAFGIEYSNNPLILERLKNINDEYIRKLNVTYS